Proteins encoded by one window of Candidatus Obscuribacter sp.:
- a CDS encoding nucleoside deaminase, giving the protein MPPDLEIDKAWMQKAIHIAKQSGDDIPVGACLVSASGELLASAHNQKEKSHDPTAHAEILVIRQATAQNNNWRLSDTILYTTLEPCPMCAEAILQSRITKVVFGAYDPVSGALGSKFNLYTGARIYPAPQTLGGILEDECAALLKEFFRKRDTLSK; this is encoded by the coding sequence ATGCCGCCAGACCTTGAAATAGACAAAGCCTGGATGCAAAAAGCCATCCATATAGCAAAGCAATCTGGGGACGACATCCCAGTGGGCGCCTGCCTGGTCAGTGCAAGTGGAGAGCTTTTAGCCAGCGCTCACAATCAAAAAGAAAAATCGCATGACCCCACCGCCCATGCCGAGATACTGGTAATCAGACAGGCCACAGCCCAAAATAATAACTGGCGACTGAGCGATACTATCCTATACACCACACTGGAGCCCTGCCCCATGTGTGCTGAAGCTATTTTACAAAGCCGCATTACCAAAGTTGTATTTGGCGCCTATGACCCTGTCTCAGGGGCACTGGGCTCGAAGTTTAATCTATATACTGGCGCCCGAATTTATCCCGCCCCACAAACTCTAGGCGGCATATTAGAGGATGAGTGCGCGGCACTGCTAAAAGAGTTTTTTCGCAAGCGTGACACATTATCAAAGTAA
- a CDS encoding AAA family ATPase — protein MQAFNQTNSELDRITEIILALTDEINHIEELENQDISLTMGKLVKQTARRYYYQFRIEPKIIIKGSRDNCIIVDGQSHECTWRRGTATVKVIESNEDEYRENRETEDSFPEDDQDDSSTITVIITGAPLPECLEQATLKIEHAKLLKTIRNCYDNIYSEYSNRKTDKNKITVLNMAEQLFNGVSVPLLSPSAQTQMSAPNNNNHHSNIGESLANSTLTKDDSKIASHFAALNQYQKDAVQMAMHRSLSLIWGPPGTGKTHALAMLAIKHLQAGRKVLLVSNSNAAVDVAMQAICERLVDTSYYDDYRLLRMRANGRALEQQYPKVARVNHFCRDKNASSQSDSSNKKNRKARLTYAEVLENARLIAITCYSATTNESIQKWGYDVVIVDEASTASLPHLYAIARHTKLAITLVGDFIQLPPIGKGRSPLATKWLQRSIFDQLHLSTVKSALACKYLAPLRTQYRMHPQIATIANQVFYQGMLLNDESTEQLIYRHQSPLFDANSVTLIDTTTILNDHDYKAIPRFNRYNSTLSLQILNNLLEQGLTEKLTIGYTSPFKRQTQLVRRKWKELLTEQCHAAKRDKQKLTIDTIHSFQGNEVDLLLLDLTECATTPDISFNDPTKHGWRPDLLINVAITRTRQKLIIIGNLPYFRSRYPHDSFIRRVLRSASSTGSTLHAIDLKQLMTQ, from the coding sequence ATGCAAGCATTTAATCAGACAAACAGCGAGTTAGACAGGATTACCGAAATAATCCTGGCATTAACCGATGAGATAAATCATATAGAAGAGCTGGAAAACCAGGATATAAGCCTGACTATGGGCAAACTGGTAAAACAAACAGCCAGGCGTTACTACTATCAATTTAGGATTGAGCCCAAAATTATCATCAAAGGCTCTCGCGATAATTGCATCATTGTTGACGGACAAAGCCATGAATGTACCTGGAGACGAGGTACTGCCACGGTTAAAGTAATCGAAAGCAACGAAGACGAATACAGAGAAAATCGCGAGACTGAAGATTCGTTCCCTGAAGATGATCAAGATGACAGCTCAACAATTACAGTAATAATCACGGGCGCGCCACTGCCAGAGTGTCTGGAGCAGGCGACACTAAAAATTGAACACGCCAAACTACTCAAGACAATTCGCAATTGCTACGACAATATCTATAGCGAATACAGCAATCGCAAAACAGACAAAAACAAAATCACTGTGCTCAACATGGCAGAACAGCTCTTTAATGGCGTCAGCGTGCCACTACTTAGTCCATCAGCGCAAACCCAAATGTCAGCGCCTAACAATAATAATCATCATAGTAATATCGGCGAGTCCCTGGCAAACAGCACACTGACAAAAGACGACAGCAAAATTGCCAGCCATTTTGCCGCCCTCAATCAATATCAAAAAGACGCTGTGCAAATGGCAATGCACCGCTCCCTGTCTCTAATCTGGGGACCACCAGGTACAGGCAAAACCCATGCCCTGGCTATGCTCGCAATCAAACATTTGCAAGCTGGACGCAAAGTCCTACTGGTATCCAACTCTAACGCCGCTGTCGATGTTGCTATGCAAGCAATCTGTGAGCGTCTGGTCGACACCTCCTACTATGATGACTACAGGCTACTGCGCATGCGAGCAAATGGACGTGCACTAGAACAGCAGTATCCCAAAGTGGCACGGGTCAATCATTTTTGCCGGGACAAAAATGCAAGCAGCCAGTCAGACTCTAGCAACAAAAAAAATCGCAAAGCAAGATTGACTTATGCCGAAGTCCTGGAAAACGCCAGACTGATAGCCATAACTTGTTACTCAGCGACAACCAACGAGTCAATCCAAAAATGGGGCTATGATGTCGTCATCGTAGACGAGGCCAGTACTGCCTCTCTCCCACACCTGTATGCAATCGCGCGTCACACCAAACTGGCTATTACTTTAGTGGGTGACTTTATCCAACTGCCGCCAATAGGCAAAGGCAGGAGCCCTCTAGCAACAAAGTGGCTACAACGCAGTATTTTTGATCAACTGCATCTATCTACAGTAAAAAGCGCCCTTGCCTGCAAATATCTAGCACCACTGCGCACTCAATACCGTATGCATCCGCAAATTGCCACAATTGCCAATCAAGTTTTTTATCAAGGCATGCTCTTAAACGATGAGAGTACGGAGCAATTAATTTACCGCCATCAGTCACCACTGTTTGATGCAAACTCAGTGACACTGATAGATACAACCACAATTTTAAACGACCATGATTACAAAGCGATCCCGCGCTTTAATCGCTACAACTCAACACTCAGTCTCCAGATACTCAACAATCTGCTCGAGCAAGGGCTTACAGAAAAACTTACAATCGGCTACACCAGCCCGTTTAAAAGACAGACTCAGCTAGTGCGCCGGAAGTGGAAAGAACTACTCACAGAGCAGTGCCATGCAGCCAAAAGAGACAAGCAAAAGCTGACAATTGACACTATTCATAGCTTCCAGGGCAATGAAGTCGATTTGCTTTTGCTAGATCTCACAGAGTGTGCCACCACTCCCGATATCTCTTTTAACGACCCTACAAAACACGGCTGGCGCCCAGACCTGCTTATCAACGTAGCAATCACACGCACTCGCCAAAAACTAATTATCATCGGCAACTTGCCATACTTTAGATCTCGCTACCCACATGACTCATTTATCCGCAGGGTCTTGCGCAGCGCAAGCAGCACTGGTAGTACACTCCATGCAATTGATTTAAAACAACTGATGACCCAATAA
- a CDS encoding DUF2071 domain-containing protein, protein MSDPYSILTSAISHRPYPLAEGPWVMRQTWSNLLFAHWSVPVPLVRQLVPEMLELDLFEGQAYVGVVPFEMHHVAPRHLPPVPWLSYFPELNVRLYVRYRDQPGVYFLSLDAGNSVAVWVARTLYHLPYYNASMRSTQMDQGVKYVSDRRDSNGQDCGFEAFYRPVGDVFASQKGTLEHFLTERYCLYTTWAGALYRGEIHHLPWPLQRAYAEFGRNNMTAPFDMTLEGEPHLLFARSIDTIEWPIALVAR, encoded by the coding sequence ATGTCAGATCCTTACTCAATCCTTACCAGTGCAATCAGTCACAGACCCTACCCGCTGGCGGAGGGGCCCTGGGTGATGCGTCAGACCTGGTCCAATCTTTTGTTTGCGCACTGGTCTGTGCCAGTCCCACTTGTGCGGCAGCTCGTGCCTGAGATGCTTGAGCTTGACTTGTTTGAGGGGCAGGCCTATGTCGGTGTGGTGCCCTTTGAAATGCACCATGTTGCGCCGCGCCATCTACCGCCAGTGCCCTGGCTGTCTTATTTTCCCGAGCTTAATGTGCGACTTTATGTGCGCTACAGAGATCAGCCGGGCGTTTACTTCCTCAGTCTTGATGCCGGTAACTCGGTTGCTGTCTGGGTAGCACGTACCCTCTATCATTTGCCTTATTACAACGCCTCTATGCGCTCCACTCAGATGGACCAGGGCGTTAAATATGTCAGCGATAGACGCGATAGCAATGGTCAGGACTGTGGTTTTGAGGCTTTTTATAGACCAGTGGGGGATGTCTTTGCCAGTCAAAAGGGGACGTTAGAGCACTTTTTGACAGAGCGCTATTGTCTTTATACTACCTGGGCTGGTGCGCTCTATCGAGGTGAAATTCACCACCTGCCCTGGCCTCTGCAGAGAGCCTATGCTGAGTTTGGGCGCAATAATATGACCGCGCCTTTTGATATGACTCTTGAGGGTGAGCCACATCTGTTGTTTGCCAGATCTATAGATACTATCGAGTGGCCAATCGCGCTGGTCGCTCGTTAA
- the kdpF gene encoding K(+)-transporting ATPase subunit F translates to MTTIYLASAVIAVLLMVYLMVALLLPERFS, encoded by the coding sequence ATGACAACTATTTATCTGGCCAGCGCTGTTATCGCGGTCCTTCTTATGGTTTACCTGATGGTCGCCCTCCTTTTACCTGAGCGCTTTTCATGA
- the kdpA gene encoding potassium-transporting ATPase subunit KdpA, producing the protein MNSSQYLQIGIYLFVLVACVVPLGNYMAAIYTDKIAAPGSRMAGLEALIYRLCRVDSSLDMNWKTYAFAMLIFNTIGLLFVYLLQRVQALVVGLPGLPANIFNPQGLGGVAPDQAFNTAVSFATNTNWQSYGGETTMSYLTQMLALTVQNFVSAATGMAVLAALIRAFARESEHGIGNFWRDMTRSVIYILLPMSFVLAILLVGQGVVQTFAPYATYEPLDRPAVVADSANSGAAASSASAGPAPAYKIALGPVASQVAIKQLGTNGGGFFNVNSSHPFENPTPFANLLEMLAILIIPAALCQTFGKMVGRPKQGLALLLSMLVLFGAGLAICVTSEAAALLPQANLPLVDGQTGGLLPANMEGKEVRFGIANSALWAVATTAASNGSVNSMHDSFSPLGGLIPMFMMQLGEVVFGGVGSGLYGLLVFAIITVFIAGLMVGRTPEFLSKKIESFEIKMCSLVILFPPMVVLLGTALACICQAGQSAVLNSGPHAFSEILYAFSSAGNNNGSAFAGLSANSLFYNTALGIAMYVARYWLTIPVLAMAGTLVTKKRAPLSPGTMPTDNLLFVTLLVGVVLIFGGLTFVPALALGPIVEHLLMTGGK; encoded by the coding sequence ATGAACTCTAGTCAATACTTGCAAATCGGTATCTATCTCTTTGTGTTGGTAGCGTGTGTGGTGCCACTCGGTAACTATATGGCCGCTATCTATACCGACAAAATAGCTGCGCCTGGCTCCCGTATGGCGGGTCTTGAGGCGCTTATATACAGGCTCTGTCGCGTCGATAGTAGCCTTGATATGAATTGGAAAACATATGCATTTGCCATGCTCATCTTTAATACGATCGGTTTGCTCTTTGTCTATCTACTGCAAAGAGTGCAGGCGCTTGTAGTGGGACTGCCCGGTCTGCCTGCCAATATTTTTAACCCGCAAGGTCTGGGTGGAGTGGCTCCTGACCAGGCTTTCAACACAGCTGTCAGTTTTGCTACCAATACTAATTGGCAAAGTTATGGTGGCGAAACCACCATGTCATATCTGACTCAGATGCTTGCTTTGACTGTGCAAAACTTTGTCTCTGCTGCCACCGGCATGGCTGTGCTAGCGGCTCTTATCAGAGCTTTTGCCAGAGAAAGCGAACATGGTATCGGTAATTTTTGGCGAGATATGACGCGTAGTGTGATCTATATACTCTTGCCAATGTCTTTTGTCCTGGCTATTTTACTGGTCGGTCAGGGTGTGGTGCAGACTTTTGCTCCCTACGCTACATATGAGCCTCTTGATAGACCTGCTGTTGTTGCTGACAGCGCAAACAGTGGTGCTGCCGCTAGTAGTGCTAGTGCTGGGCCTGCTCCAGCTTACAAAATCGCCCTGGGTCCGGTGGCATCGCAAGTCGCCATCAAACAACTGGGTACAAACGGCGGGGGCTTTTTTAACGTCAACTCCAGCCATCCCTTTGAAAATCCTACTCCTTTTGCCAATCTCCTTGAGATGCTGGCGATTTTGATAATCCCTGCTGCACTCTGTCAAACATTTGGCAAAATGGTTGGTAGACCAAAACAAGGTCTGGCACTTTTACTCAGTATGCTGGTTTTATTTGGGGCTGGTCTGGCTATTTGTGTGACTAGTGAAGCAGCGGCTCTTTTGCCTCAGGCAAACTTGCCTCTCGTTGATGGTCAAACAGGAGGGCTTTTGCCAGCCAATATGGAGGGCAAAGAGGTGCGCTTTGGCATCGCTAACTCGGCACTCTGGGCGGTGGCAACTACAGCGGCGTCCAATGGCTCGGTTAACTCGATGCATGATAGCTTTAGCCCACTGGGTGGGCTTATACCCATGTTTATGATGCAACTGGGTGAGGTTGTCTTTGGTGGAGTCGGCTCAGGGCTGTATGGCTTGCTTGTCTTTGCCATCATTACTGTATTTATTGCCGGGCTTATGGTGGGACGCACGCCTGAGTTTCTCTCCAAAAAGATTGAGAGTTTTGAGATCAAAATGTGCTCTCTGGTCATACTGTTTCCACCCATGGTGGTCTTGCTTGGTACAGCCCTGGCTTGTATTTGTCAGGCTGGACAAAGCGCTGTGCTCAATAGCGGACCGCATGCCTTTAGCGAAATACTCTATGCTTTTTCTTCGGCCGGTAACAACAATGGCAGCGCCTTTGCTGGACTGAGCGCTAATTCACTCTTTTACAATACAGCCCTTGGTATTGCTATGTATGTGGCTCGTTACTGGCTCACCATACCGGTCCTGGCTATGGCAGGTACTCTGGTCACCAAAAAACGCGCACCGCTCTCACCAGGCACTATGCCTACAGACAATCTACTTTTTGTCACACTACTTGTGGGTGTGGTGCTTATTTTTGGCGGTCTGACCTTTGTGCCAGCGCTGGCTCTGGGCCCCATTGTTGAACACTTACTTATGACAGGCGGAAAATGA
- the kdpB gene encoding potassium-transporting ATPase subunit KdpB produces the protein MNKSSIKALPKEARASLSGTQSPSLFQASILVPACVDSLRKLDPRVQLRNPVMFVVELGSVVTTLLFVLALTGKGESSIWFVFAIALWLWFTVVFANFAESMAEGRGKAQAASLKQARKDVAAHKLVGFNGGDQSKFADVIKNGQIDKQHVQQISSNDLRRGDYVIVVAGEVIPCDGEVLQGIASVDESAITGESAPVIREGGGDRSAVTGGTTVLSDWLVVKITSEPGETFLDRMIAMVEGAKRQRTPNEIALSILLTALTLVFLLVTFTLYPFATFSVKLAGQGQPITLTVLVALLVCLIPTTIGGLLSAIGIAGMDRLIKANVIAMSGRAVEAAGDVDMLLLDKTGTITLGNRQAAAFIPAPGVTAEALGDAAQIASLSDETPEGRSIVVLAKQLFDLRERNIEELGAKFVAFTAQTRMSGADLGSREIRKGAYDAIDRYIQSRGKVMPAGVQEAAEKVAKEGGTPLLVADDGVVLGVVQLKDIVKGGIKERFAELRAMGIKTVMITGDNPLTAAAIAAEAGVDDYLAEATPEDKLELIKKAQAGGRLVAMTGDGTNDAPALAQADVAVAMNTGTQAAKEACNMVDLDSSPTKLIAIVEIGKQLLMTRGSLTTFSIANDIAKYFAIIPAAFSTTYPILDRLNIMRLASPESAVLSAVIFNALVILMLLPLALKGVRYRPVGAAILLRDNLIIYGLGGVVAPFIGIKLIDMILVALHLVQV, from the coding sequence ATGAACAAGTCTAGTATCAAGGCTTTGCCAAAAGAGGCTAGAGCCAGTTTGTCCGGCACACAGTCGCCGTCATTATTTCAAGCAAGCATATTGGTGCCAGCCTGTGTAGACTCTCTGCGCAAGCTCGATCCCCGGGTGCAGTTGCGCAATCCCGTGATGTTTGTGGTGGAGCTTGGTAGTGTTGTCACCACACTATTGTTTGTCCTTGCTCTTACAGGTAAAGGCGAATCCTCAATCTGGTTTGTCTTTGCTATTGCTCTCTGGCTCTGGTTTACAGTAGTCTTTGCCAACTTTGCCGAATCCATGGCTGAAGGTCGTGGTAAGGCTCAGGCCGCATCGCTTAAACAAGCTCGTAAAGATGTGGCGGCCCACAAACTGGTGGGTTTTAACGGTGGTGATCAGTCTAAATTTGCCGACGTAATTAAAAACGGACAGATAGACAAACAGCATGTACAGCAAATCTCAAGCAATGATTTGAGACGGGGCGATTATGTCATAGTGGTGGCCGGCGAGGTCATCCCCTGTGATGGCGAGGTGTTGCAAGGCATTGCCTCAGTGGACGAAAGTGCCATAACAGGCGAAAGTGCTCCTGTTATTAGAGAAGGTGGCGGCGATCGTAGTGCCGTTACTGGCGGTACTACTGTGCTATCAGATTGGCTCGTAGTCAAAATCACCAGTGAGCCCGGTGAGACCTTTTTGGACCGCATGATTGCCATGGTAGAGGGTGCTAAAAGACAGCGCACCCCTAACGAAATCGCCCTCAGTATACTTTTGACAGCGCTCACCCTGGTGTTTTTGCTGGTTACTTTTACTCTTTATCCTTTTGCCACATTTAGTGTCAAATTGGCTGGTCAGGGGCAACCTATAACACTGACTGTGCTGGTGGCACTGCTTGTCTGTCTCATCCCTACGACCATTGGTGGATTGCTTTCGGCAATTGGTATTGCCGGTATGGACCGATTGATTAAAGCTAACGTAATCGCCATGTCTGGGCGCGCTGTCGAGGCTGCTGGCGATGTCGATATGCTCCTCTTGGATAAGACTGGCACAATTACTCTAGGCAATAGACAGGCGGCGGCATTTATACCTGCCCCGGGAGTGACTGCCGAAGCCCTCGGCGATGCTGCTCAGATTGCCTCTCTTTCCGATGAGACTCCCGAAGGTCGCAGCATAGTAGTCCTGGCTAAGCAGCTCTTTGACTTGAGAGAGCGCAATATCGAAGAGTTGGGTGCTAAGTTTGTCGCTTTTACTGCTCAGACAAGGATGTCTGGTGCGGATCTCGGTAGTCGCGAAATCCGCAAAGGTGCATATGATGCTATTGACCGTTATATCCAATCTAGAGGCAAAGTCATGCCTGCCGGTGTGCAGGAAGCCGCCGAGAAAGTGGCAAAAGAAGGCGGTACGCCTCTGCTAGTGGCAGACGATGGTGTCGTGCTCGGTGTAGTGCAGCTTAAAGATATCGTCAAAGGTGGCATCAAAGAGCGCTTTGCTGAGCTCAGAGCTATGGGTATCAAGACAGTGATGATCACTGGTGACAACCCGCTAACGGCAGCAGCTATTGCCGCCGAAGCCGGTGTTGATGATTATCTAGCTGAGGCTACACCGGAAGACAAACTGGAGCTTATAAAAAAGGCACAGGCTGGTGGCCGTCTGGTGGCAATGACTGGAGATGGCACCAATGATGCACCTGCTCTAGCGCAAGCCGATGTGGCTGTGGCTATGAATACAGGCACACAAGCCGCTAAAGAAGCCTGCAATATGGTGGATCTAGATAGCAGTCCCACCAAGCTCATTGCCATTGTCGAAATTGGTAAACAGCTACTTATGACTCGTGGATCGCTCACCACATTTAGTATCGCTAACGATATTGCCAAATACTTTGCTATCATCCCAGCGGCATTTAGCACTACTTATCCTATCCTCGATAGACTCAATATTATGCGTCTGGCCAGTCCTGAGAGCGCAGTGCTTTCGGCTGTGATTTTTAATGCACTTGTCATCCTCATGCTCTTGCCACTTGCTCTCAAAGGCGTGCGCTACCGCCCTGTGGGAGCGGCAATACTTTTGCGCGACAACTTAATAATCTATGGTCTTGGTGGCGTGGTCGCGCCTTTTATCGGCATCAAACTTATCGATATGATTCTCGTCGCTCTGCATCTCGTTCAGGTATAG
- the kdpC gene encoding potassium-transporting ATPase subunit KdpC — protein sequence MINSLNSNSNITATNSSAVPKPNGSLFVQAGLMFLTMTALTGVLYPLAVTMVGQALCPQESQGSLIKAVGGERLIGSGLLGQNFTAPRYFWGRPSATTVPYDAAASSGSNLASSNQSFVDTLKKRTQDWRQSVGNVNIPVDLVTASSSGLDPDISPQAAYIQAERVARERHLDLTEVKSLISGHIQPRQFGLLGEPRVNVLKLNLALDSLTANANLPATDSPKPNAR from the coding sequence ATGATTAATTCGCTTAATAGCAATTCCAATATCACTGCCACAAACTCCAGCGCTGTGCCCAAGCCCAATGGCTCTCTATTTGTGCAGGCTGGACTGATGTTTTTGACGATGACAGCCCTTACCGGTGTGCTCTATCCTCTGGCAGTGACTATGGTGGGGCAGGCTCTCTGTCCACAAGAGTCGCAGGGCTCTTTGATCAAAGCTGTCGGGGGCGAGCGTCTGATTGGCTCCGGGCTTTTGGGGCAAAATTTTACAGCGCCAAGATACTTTTGGGGACGCCCATCTGCTACTACTGTGCCTTATGACGCTGCTGCTTCTAGTGGCTCCAATCTAGCTAGCAGTAATCAATCTTTTGTTGATACTCTCAAAAAGCGCACCCAAGACTGGCGGCAAAGTGTGGGCAATGTCAATATACCGGTTGATCTGGTCACTGCCTCAAGCTCAGGGCTTGATCCTGATATAAGCCCGCAAGCAGCCTATATCCAGGCTGAGCGTGTAGCCAGGGAGCGTCATCTGGATTTGACTGAGGTCAAGAGTCTCATCAGCGGTCATATCCAGCCCCGGCAATTTGGCTTACTTGGCGAGCCGAGGGTAAACGTGTTAAAACTCAATCTCGCCCTGGACTCACTGACAGCTAACGCTAATTTGCCAGCTACGGACTCGCCCAAACCAAATGCTCGATGA
- a CDS encoding response regulator, whose amino-acid sequence MNPEKPNADGCLDQFAQDSARKKLVLVIEDEAPIRRFLKITLEDHGYQFAEAMTGEEGLATAALINPDLVILDLGLPDMDGLAVTKNLREWTAVPILVLSARGQEQDKVNALDFGADDYLTKPFGVGELLARIRVALRRLPSAQQMQEQTTLEFGEIKVDLVHRRVFASGEEIHLTPIEYRLLTALCKYQDKVLTHNHLLKEVWGLEYEKESHYLRVYMAQLRRKLETDAAHPRHLITEPGVGYRLKS is encoded by the coding sequence ATGAATCCTGAAAAACCCAATGCTGATGGTTGTCTAGATCAATTTGCTCAGGACAGCGCTCGCAAAAAATTGGTCCTGGTGATCGAGGACGAAGCACCAATCAGACGCTTTTTAAAAATCACTCTGGAGGATCACGGTTATCAGTTTGCCGAAGCTATGACCGGTGAAGAAGGGCTGGCGACAGCGGCTTTAATCAATCCAGACCTGGTCATACTGGACCTCGGTCTACCCGATATGGATGGTCTGGCTGTCACAAAAAACTTACGTGAATGGACTGCCGTGCCCATACTTGTACTATCAGCACGCGGTCAGGAGCAAGATAAAGTCAATGCACTTGATTTTGGTGCCGATGATTATCTCACCAAGCCCTTTGGTGTTGGTGAGCTACTGGCGCGTATTCGTGTGGCGCTGAGGCGTCTGCCTAGTGCTCAGCAAATGCAGGAACAAACCACTCTGGAATTTGGCGAGATTAAAGTAGATCTGGTGCACCGTCGCGTCTTTGCCAGTGGCGAAGAAATCCATCTCACGCCAATTGAATACCGCTTGCTCACTGCTTTATGCAAGTATCAAGATAAAGTTTTGACCCACAATCATTTGCTCAAAGAAGTCTGGGGGCTGGAATACGAAAAAGAGTCGCATTATCTGCGAGTCTACATGGCTCAGTTGAGACGCAAGCTAGAAACTGATGCGGCCCATCCACGACATCTCATTACTGAGCCCGGAGTGGGCTACAGGCTGAAGAGTTAG
- a CDS encoding arginase family protein, which produces MPTTTKIENFFGLQAEYAQNDKSRAVLIAAPYENTVKGSKDAPKAIMDASQKMELFDDELWVEPYKIGVHTASPIKMAAVDENTETPFSELTAAVKPVVEMDKFPVVIGGERPITLGTLNACQDKYPDLSILMLGAHADLYTEAEGNPFDRSATGFTLYTNLKQPVIAQVGVRSVSWQEVAWMEDEQPNINIFWARTQAKWDLTEIINSLSDNVLLSIDMSVLDPSIMPATNSPEPGGIGWYQLLNLLKVLCVKKNVVAADITGLTPIKGIGAPNYLTAKLIYKLIGYRFAMDLGVSKKYL; this is translated from the coding sequence ATGCCAACCACCACCAAAATCGAAAACTTTTTTGGCTTGCAAGCCGAGTATGCGCAAAACGACAAATCCAGAGCAGTCCTCATTGCCGCGCCCTACGAAAACACTGTCAAAGGCTCCAAAGATGCGCCAAAAGCAATCATGGATGCCAGTCAAAAAATGGAATTGTTTGACGACGAACTCTGGGTTGAACCCTACAAGATTGGCGTCCACACTGCCTCTCCTATCAAGATGGCAGCCGTTGATGAAAACACTGAGACACCTTTTAGCGAGCTAACCGCTGCTGTTAAGCCCGTTGTCGAAATGGATAAATTTCCAGTGGTCATTGGTGGCGAAAGACCTATTACCCTGGGCACACTCAATGCCTGTCAGGATAAATATCCAGACCTTTCAATTTTGATGCTCGGTGCCCACGCCGATCTCTACACCGAAGCGGAAGGCAACCCCTTTGACCGCTCCGCCACTGGCTTTACTCTCTATACCAACTTAAAGCAACCTGTTATTGCTCAAGTAGGTGTGCGCAGTGTGAGCTGGCAGGAAGTAGCTTGGATGGAAGACGAGCAGCCCAATATCAATATTTTTTGGGCACGCACACAAGCCAAATGGGACCTCACTGAAATCATCAACAGCCTCTCCGACAATGTCCTGCTCTCAATCGATATGAGTGTCCTCGACCCATCAATCATGCCCGCCACAAATAGCCCTGAGCCAGGCGGTATTGGCTGGTATCAACTACTCAACTTGCTCAAAGTACTTTGTGTCAAAAAAAATGTAGTAGCTGCCGATATCACCGGACTGACCCCAATCAAAGGCATTGGCGCTCCCAACTATCTCACCGCCAAGCTAATCTACAAACTGATAGGCTACAGATTTGCTATGGACCTGGGCGTAAGCAAAAAGTATCTCTAA
- a CDS encoding tetratricopeptide repeat protein: MDVVKKLFSASCASKIGQTLGLMSVSVALSAIIGQPAYALFYGTNQQAEAYKHEADAYVESGNYDQAINYYTQAINMLPSDAVQGRADTFYNRAIANDVAGHFDSATQDWTWSRDYYLRAAQYSYGSDAAESGVNIGYDKQLGDQLGNLVRWRATVNPYSADYEGDAGPIKLWDLRKMPLKVFIDDSQGTGWSPDLRELIWQAVNSWSGIAGIPIRFQTWNSADGAHYIITRPANAGQIAIGSGGYTSGINDTPLANGQQMLAQSKSLLSSPGYDGNSYGQIDKNKLYNLALHECGHALGLGGHSPSGLDIMYWKAPILRLSSRDQATMRRMYPSR, encoded by the coding sequence GTGGATGTAGTAAAAAAGCTGTTTAGCGCCAGTTGTGCCAGTAAAATAGGCCAGACCCTAGGCTTGATGTCAGTCTCGGTGGCACTTTCTGCAATTATTGGCCAGCCCGCCTATGCGCTTTTTTATGGTACTAATCAGCAAGCCGAGGCATACAAACATGAGGCTGACGCCTATGTAGAATCAGGCAATTATGACCAGGCAATCAATTATTACACTCAGGCAATTAACATGTTGCCCTCTGATGCTGTCCAGGGCAGAGCTGATACTTTTTACAACCGGGCTATTGCCAACGATGTAGCAGGGCATTTTGATAGTGCCACTCAGGATTGGACCTGGTCGCGAGATTATTATTTGAGAGCAGCTCAATACTCCTATGGCTCGGACGCGGCTGAGAGCGGGGTCAATATCGGATACGACAAACAACTTGGTGATCAGCTTGGCAATCTGGTGCGCTGGCGCGCAACAGTCAATCCCTACAGCGCCGACTATGAAGGAGATGCCGGGCCAATCAAACTGTGGGACCTGCGTAAAATGCCGCTTAAGGTGTTTATTGATGATAGTCAGGGGACTGGCTGGTCGCCAGACTTGCGTGAGCTTATCTGGCAGGCGGTCAATAGTTGGAGCGGTATTGCCGGCATACCGATTAGATTTCAGACCTGGAATAGTGCCGACGGTGCTCATTACATTATTACCCGTCCAGCCAATGCTGGGCAGATAGCGATTGGCTCAGGTGGCTATACCAGTGGCATTAACGATACTCCTTTAGCCAACGGGCAGCAGATGCTGGCTCAATCCAAGAGTCTATTGTCAAGCCCGGGCTATGACGGCAATAGTTACGGTCAAATCGACAAAAATAAACTCTACAATCTGGCTTTGCACGAGTGTGGACATGCCCTGGGACTGGGCGGGCATTCGCCTTCGGGTCTAGATATCATGTACTGGAAAGCACCTATTTTGCGTCTTAGCTCGCGCGATCAGGCAACAATGAGACGCATGTATCCGTCACGCTAA